The Sinorhizobium sp. B11 genomic interval GCGATTTGTAATGCCGGGGACGAACATGTTGGACGCTATCTCGATGACGGCACCAACGGCCCGATGTCGACCTACGACATCGGCGATGTCCTCGTGCGTCATGCCATTCTGGAGACCGATGACCAGACCATCGGGAGCGAGGCACGGCTTGATCAACTGACATGCCCATTTCGTGTCATAAGCTTTGACGACCAGGAAAACCAAATCGAACGGCTCCTTGATCTCTGCTACCTGGCACAGGTGCAACGCCGGGACTCGAACATTTATCGTACGAGACGGCAGATTGACCGTGATGCCGTCGCGACGAATTGCTTCGACGTGTTCCGGCCACTGCTCAATGAACGTGACGTCAAGTCCCGCAAGAGCGAAATCTGCACCAATGGAGGCCCCTTGCGCGCCCGTTCCCAAGAACGCGATCCTTGGTCTCTTATCAGCTCCGGTCATCCTATGTTCTCCCAACATTTTCGCGCCGCTCAACAGCTTCGCGCGATCAGATAGGACGATCGTAATGCCGATCGTAGAAACTTAAACGACGGTTTTATCCAATCTGGATGTAGCTGACCTTGGGCTGTCTACAGGAACAGCGGAGCGTTCTAGATCGGGATTCCAAATCCCCTCATACAACGACAGTCTATCACTGCGAAACGAGACACAATTTGAAAGGCTGTCCGGACTGACCCTCTTGACGAGATTCGGACCGCAGTGTCGTGAAATGAATCAAGATCTGTTCGAACACCGAGATATTCGTTCAGGTGCGTGCCAGATCGCCTCGATTTGCGTTCACTATCGCGGTGGGTCAATCCCGACGGATTGATCGTAGGTCATCTGGTGATCGACGGTCGGCTGGAGTTCCCCCCTTCCCATATCAAATAGCCGCGGAGCCGTATGCGCTCGTTACGTCGAGCCTAGGCAGGCGGTTGGAACGGGTTCGTTGTCGGCTTTCCGCGACGTATTCCCTTGCGTGCCCGTGTGTCGTGGCCATTGCGATGCACTACCTTCCGCTTTCTCTCGAGGAGATGACCATATGCCCGCGACTACCAGCCCGATTTCAGAAAAAGCCGATTCCGATCGGTGCCCCCAAGTTGTTGAACGAGGACACGCAAGACGACGAGCTTCCCGAAACCAGAGTGGACGACCGGCGGACCCCGCCCGTTAATGAGCAACAGCCGGAAACCGGCGACAGCGTCGCGGACGCCGATCCGAACCGGCAGGGCCGACGCGGAGGATCACATCCCGGCACCGCAACCTTGCGACACGTGACAGCAAGGCCGGCAGCACGTCGATCACGGCGGGATCGACCTCCCCGTTAAACGCGGCTCATTTCGAGATTGGTAGTCGCTCGCCCGCTCTCACCGCGCCCTTCAGCCGATTGCCCGACGGTGCTAGTGGACAGACATAACGGGGCGAGTAGGCGCAAGAGGGAAAATAGGAAAAGTTGAAATCGAGTACCAGCACGCCGCCTGCTCGGACAACTCCGAGGTCTGCTCCTTTGATGGTGTCGAGGAGATATCGGCCACCACCATACGTCTCTGTCCCCGAGGTCCCGTCTACAAACGGCAGGAAGACGCCACCACCGTATCCTTCAATCCAGTAAAGGGTCAATTCGCCGCCTAATCTGTCTTCCAGCCCTGCGGTGCGGGCGAACGCATGCATTGACAGATCACCGTCCACGCCTGTTGCGATGGTTATCCGTTCCGATGTTTCCGGTACAAGCTGAACCGTCAGGCGCAACAAAGGATCATAAGGAAATAGGGTCGGCCCTCCGAACCCCTTGCGATCCGCCTGTTCGATAGGTGACTGAGGATGGTCGCGAAACAGGGTCGAACGGGTGTCGCACCAAAGCCTCCAGGCAGCAACTGCGTCCGCACTGGAACGTATCTCGTAATAGAGATTTGAGATCCTTTCCCGCCATTCCCACAGTTGTAGATCCTCGTTCACACCATACCCTTCCATGTCAGAAATTAAGCCGGCTTTCATCATCGTGATGCTCGCGCATTCATTGCGACGCACCACTGCGTGACAATATGCAGTCCACGTTTGGGTGCATGTCAACAATAACCAGAAGCATATCGGAGCTTTCAGCATAGCGGCCGCGCCAACAGCGCGGGAAAGCGGGAATTCGCGTCACAGGCGGCGTGAAGAAGGGCAGCCGCAGGAGCGCCAGCGTCGGCGATCCGAAGAAGAAGCGGGACCGACTGCCACGACCGCGTGTTCCGGAAAATCGATTTCCGAGCCGACACCCCAGGCACAGCCTAGCGGGTTCGGAGGCTGCAACCAAAAATGTCAGCGTGCCAAGCCATCCCTCGGAAACCCGGCAGCCAGGCTGTCGATGAACTTGCGCACCGCCGGCGGAAGACCCCGGCGTGTCGTGAACACGAGGTGGACGAGCCCTTTCATGCCACGCCAGGTCGGCAGCACATGAACGAGCTTTCCCTCATCGATGGCCTGGCGGCAGGTATGGTCGGGCAGGAGTGCGACCCCAAGCCCGGCAATCGCTGCGGCCCTGACGGCAGTGAAGTCCGCGCAGCCCATGCGCGGTTCGTGGCGTAGCGTATGGGTATGCCCGTCATCGGTTTCGAGAAACCAGTTGACCTCTCCCTGGTCATCAGTCGTTGAGAGCGTCGATTGATCGGCGAGCCCGGCGATGTCGCCAATGCGGCTTGCTATCTGTGGGCTTGCGACAAGGATGCGAACCGAATTTCCCAGCGAGCGCATCGTCAGTGATGCGTCGCCATCGAGCGACGTTCGCACACGCAGCGCAACATCTATGCGTTCTTCGATCAGATCCACGGGACGGTCGATCGCGACAAGCTGAAGGCGTACCGTCGGATGTTGCGCCAGAAACTGCGTGACCAGACCAGAGATCGGTTCGACGAGGCCGGTCGGACAACTCATCCGGATCAGGCCATGCGGCTCCGACTGTGCTTCCGCAACCAGGGCTTCGGCGCGCTCTGCCTCAGCCAGCATCGCCTTGCAGCGCTCGTAAAAGGACTGCCCGACATCGGTTACGCGAAAGCGCCGGCTCGAGCGCTCGATCAATCGGACACCAAGGCGTGCCTCAAGGCCCGCGACCCGCCGGCTGAGCTTCGATTTCGGCTCGCTCAGCGCCCGGCCCGCCGCGGCGAAACCGCCATGCGCCACGACTTCGGCAAAATAAACCAGATCGTTCAGGTCGGTCCGCATCATCGTTCTCCATTCAGAACGCTGGGTAGCAGATTTGCTGGCTACTGGCACCAGCGTTCTGCTGGCATGTTCTTTCTCAACGGCAACCGGCCGCAAACAAGGAGCATGGAAATGACCAAGAAGTTCGAGAACAAAGTCGCAATCGTCACCGGCGGCACAAGCGGCATCGGGCTGGCGACAGCAAAGGCCTTCTCTCAGGAAGGTGCATCGGTCTTCATCACGGGCCGCCGGAAGGAAGCGCTTGACGCTGCCGTCAAAGACATCGGCGGCAGGGTGACCGGCTTGCAGGCCGACATGAGCAAGCTCGTCGATATCGACCGTCTTTATGACGCAGTCCAGCAGAAACACGCTCAGATCGATATCCTCTTCGCCAATGCCGGCGGTGGCGAGATGGCGCTGCTCGGGGCGATCACTGAAGAACACTACGAGAAAACATTTGCGACGAACGTGAAGGGTACGCTTTTCACCGTCCAGAAGGCGCTGCCGCTGCTACGCGATGGTGCGTCGATCATTCTCACTTCCTCGACAACGAGCATTTCCGGCACGCCTGCCTTCAGCGTCTATTCGGCAACGAAGGCGGCCATCCGCAACTTTGCGCGCAACTGGATCCTCGACCTCAAGGACCGTCATATCCGCGTCAACGCGGTCAGCCCTGGCGTTACTGATACGGCAGGCCTCAATGAGCTGTTCCGCAATGGCGACCAAGCGGAGAACACGAAGAACCACCTTGCGAGCCTCATCCCTGCCGGTCGCATCGGCAAGCCGGAAGAGATCGCCAAGGCTGTCCTCTTCCTCGCATCCGACGATGCCTCCTTCGTCAACGGCGTCGAACTGTTCGTCGATGGCGGCCAGGCTCAGATCTGACACGGTGACATGAAGGAGAGCCGTCATGGCAGATATCGCAACGTTGCTTGAACGCAATCTGCAGGGCATCTTCGGGGAGGGCGACGAGGCCCTCCGCCGGACGGTGGCCGAGGAGATTTTTCATGAAGATGCCGTATTCGTCGAGCCGCACGGAACCTACCGCGGCCGCGACGAGATCGTCCGCATTGCCGGCGTCATCCGCGCCATGCATCCGGAGTTCAAATATACGCCGATCGCTCCGGCCGAAGTGCTTCACGAGGAGGCAGGACGGATGAGGTGGGTGTCCGGCAGCCCAGGCAAGGCGCCGTCCTACGCGGGAACGGATTTCATCGTGGCAAGGGATGGAAGAATTGCTGCCATCTATCTGTTCTTCGACGGTCAACCTGATCCCACCAGTCCGCCGATACCGGCATGATCCTGAAGAGAGGCACGAGGCGCAACGCCCTGCCCTATTCGCGACCTGCCCAGGAAAGCAGGTCGCGCCACCGCTTCACATATCCCACGACGATGAGGTGATGCATGCCGGACATGACAAGTCGCTCCGACAGTATTTCAGGATCGAAAGTGGCTATGGGCGTATCTTTGGCATAATGGCGAAGCGTATAGGTAAACATCTCTTCCCAGCTGCGGCGTACACCCACGGTCTCGTCAGCCAGACATGGCCGGTATCGATCGATCAGCGCTCCCAGCGTCACGTGGCCTCCTTCCTTCCATCCACGGCATCAAAGCACCTGGCCGATGGCAAACCTTTCGCACAGCGCTGTTTCGCCGGCAATTTTACTCCTCTCTCCTTTTCCCAGCCTGAACAGATCACTCGGCGGAAGATTGCGTGACGGGCTCGGCGCCTTTCACGGAAGGCCGGAACGCTCATCCTCAGTTATACCTTCCCCCAAAAAAGGTATAATAAGGCTAGCGCATAGGTGAAACCGATCGATCTCATGTAGCAGACGATGCTCGCCGAACTCGGCCAGCGCTCGCTTGATGCCGCATGGACGGCCGACTTTCCCCCCGAAGGGCGGTTCACGCCCGTCACCGTCAAAGGTCGCAAATACTGGTATTTCGATATCGCGGACAGCAAGGGCGGTCGGACACGCCGCTATGTCGGTTCTGCCGACGACCCCGACATTGCAGAGCGTGTTGCAGCCCATAAGAGCGACAAGGACGATCTCAGAGCCCGCCGGCGCATCGTGTCGTCGCTGATACGCGAAGGCGGAATGATCGCAGCAGACGCTATGACCGGAGACGTTGTCGAAGCCCTGGCCGCAGGCGGCCTCTTCCGGTTGCGCGGCGTGTTGATCGGCGCGGTGGCGTTCCAGACTTACAGCCGCCTGCTTGGCATTCGCCTGCCTATGGCCGCCAACCTGACGGGCGATGCAGATATCGCCCAGGATCATGCCGTCTCTTGCGAGGTCGGCGACAGCCTTCCACCAATCCTTGATCTTCTGCAGGGCATTGACCCCTCATTCAGGGCGGTCCCACACCGTTCAGGCGCCGCCGGCACGTCTGCATTTCAGACCAGGAGCGGCTACAGGGTAGAATTCCTGACACCGAACCGCGGAACTGACGACTATCTTGATCAGCCCGCAGAGATGCCGACGCTCGGAGGCGCCAGCGCCGCTCCGCTTCGCTTCCTCGATTTCCTGATCCGTGATCCTGTCCGGACGATGCTCCTGCACAAGAGCGGTGTCCCGGTGACCGTCCCCGACCCATCGCGCTTTGCTGTCCACAAGCTGATTGTTGCAAGCCGCAGGCACGCCGACGGCCAATCGGCAGTCAAACGGGCTAAGGATATCCGCCAAGCGGCACTCCTGTTCGAAGCCCTCCTGCAAACAAGGCGAGCCTCTGACCTTGCTCTTGTTTACAACGAGGCCTGGGAACGTGGCTCGTCATGGCAAAGCGCCATTCGAGCAGGCGCTGCCATGCTGGATGCGCGCGGTAGAGGCAATTTCGCGACCTTTCTCCCGACGGGTTCGAAGGAGATTGCAGAGAACGTCGTCCTGCCCTTCGAAGCGAGCCCTTGAGACAAGATCCCTTTGTCGAAGAAAGGCGGGGCCGGTCGGCGTCGAACGATTGCTTCGATCCCTGGTTGCCGTGGCAAATGTCGGTCGCTAGATTGCACGCGCGATCAACTGCAAACATACGAGGGTTTCATGCCGACCGGTAAAGTAAAGTTTTTCAACGCGGACAAGGGTTTTGGCTTCATCACGCCGGAAACGGGCGGTGCCGACGTGTTCGTCCACGTATCTGCCCTGGAATACGGCAATGTCTTGAAGGAAGGCCAAGACGTATCCTTCGACATCGGTCAGGATCGAAAGACCGGCAAGTCGAAGGCCGAAAACGTCAGGCCGCTCTGAGCCAAACTCTTTCGAGAGCCTGTTCCAGCGGGGCGCGGTCGATCGCGCCCCGTTTCTTCCGATACCCAAACCGCTCGCCAGTGTTTTCCGCAGTGTTTGGTGACACCGGTGGTGATCTTCGCAGCCGTCGGCGATGGCGTCGTCGTCGGAGCGATCTGAGCGCCACCTCTAGCTTTCCTGGCAGGCTTGAACTTCGACAGGCAGTTTCGGCTCTCCGGGCCAGGCTTCTTTGCCCGGCTGTTCTTGACCGCGCCGCCATCCGCCTCGGCGCTTGCGGCAATTTCCTGGACGCCTGCGGCCAGTATTGCATGTCTTCCCCGAGCGGCCGGCGCTCCTGCTCCCAGATCTCGTAGACGCGCTTTCCAATACGGTCTTCGTTTGCTGTCATCGGGGGCTGGCCTTGACGCTTTCAGTTTATGTCGTTCGGAAGCTCAGCCCGATTTTCCAGGTAAAGCCTGTTTGCGGTGACGGAATGAGATCGAGAGATCATGGATATTCCAAACAATACATTCCGCGATAGCAGGTACGTTCCCGTGAACAACGGGTTTGCCATCTGCCAAGAACAATCTTGCCGCGGCCAGCAGTACGGCCATATAAGGCGCAATGACTGATTCAAAGATTTTCGTCGGCCTGAGACCGATCCGAAACAAGCCGGCTGAACGTCGCGATCCAGGCGGTCCGACATGCCAATGGGATGGATGTGACAAACAAGGCATGCACCGCGCCCCCGTCGGAGCGGATGCCGAGGGCCTGTATCTTCTCTTCTGTCGTGGCCACGCAAAAGAATACAGCGAAGGCTACAATTACGTGACGAAGCTCTCGAACCCTGTCACTGCCCGTTATCAGAGGGAAGCGGCAAGCGGCAGCCGGCCGACCTGGGGCGTCAGGGTCAATCACGCTTCTGCCGCACCCCTCCCTTCCTCAGTTCGCTCCGGGACCGCAAAAGCGATCAATGCAAGGAAAAACGCTGCGCGCAGCCACGCGGCTTTACAGTCCCGAAAGCTTAAAGTTCTTGAAGCGAAAGCATTCGAAACGCTCGACCTTTCCGCGGATGCCACGCCGGATGAAATCAGAAGTCGCTACAAGCAGAGGCTCAAGATGCACCATCCCGACGCAAACGATGGAGACCGCGCGTCAGAGGAGGCACTTCGGGCGACGATCGAGGCCTATAAAATCCTGAAGCTCAACGATTTCTGCTAGGTCGGTGGGCATTGGGCGTATCGACCGGATTCGAGCCGACTTCCAGCGATTATGAAGGCTTTTAGTCTGAACGCGCCAACAGGCTCGTCGTAGACCTGCCCGCTCAGGATCTTGGCGTCGCACGTACACGCATGTGATTCTGATTTCTCTGAAGGCGACGCCTTCACCACGAGCATGTGGGTGGCCTCTTCCGTTCCGAGAACTCGGCAACTGCTTTCCGCGCGCGTGACGACGACGTCCGCACGAGACAAGTCGAGACCGACATCTCGATTTTCAGCTTCGATAAGGCTGCTGGCGCAGGGCGCCCTTGTAAGATTGTTGGTTGCGGTCGGTCGAGTTTGCGCTGGCGAGATGTCCGCAGATTGCTAGGATCGTGACGCATCCGCCGCTGACTCGGTTTCAGTTCAGGTTTTGATTTCAAAGCGAGGACGAAATGAGGCTTGTTTTATTCAATTCGGCGGGTGCATTCGGAACGTGCTGGAGGAGCGCTTGATGAATTCGATTGACTTGAAAGACAGAGTGACCGTCATCACCGGCGGCGCACAGGGGATCGGTTATGCCATCGCCGAACGGGTGATCCAGTCCGGCGGGAAAGTTGCTCTCTGGGATTCAAATGGCAATCGTTCGGCCGATAGTGCGAGCACACTCGGACCGAATGCCCACGCATTCCAGGTCGACGTGACGGATTTCGATCTCGTCGGCAGGGCGGCTTCGGCGACAGAGGAGGTTTTCGGAAGGATCGATTGCCTGGTGAATTCGGCAGGGATTACGGGGAAGGTCAAACCGACGATCGAATACGATGTCTTGGAGTGGCGAAGTGTCGTAGACGTCTGCCTGACGGGCACATTCAACTGCTGCCGCCATGTCGTGCCGGTCATGTTGAAACGAAATTACGGTCGGATCGTCAACATCTCATCGGTGGCCGGAAAAGAAGGCAACCCGAATATCGCGGCCTATAGTGCTGCCAAAGCAGGCGTGCTTGGCTTCACCAAGTCTTTGGGCAAAGAACTTGCGAAAACCGGAATCGCCGTCAACGCCATTACGCCCGCCACAGCGAAGACGCCGATCCTCGATGGCCTCACGCCCGAATTCATTGAATACATGCTGGTCAGGATTCCGCGAGATCGCTTCGCCGAGCTTACGGAGATCGCGGCGATGACGGTATGGCTCCTGTCGGAGGAAAACTCGTTCACGACGGCGTCCACATTCGATCTTAGTGGCGGAAGAACGACTTACTAAGTGCATCTATTGCCCCTTGCGGCACCGCATTGGCTGAAGGCGCCTTCTCCCCCTCACGTGCCCGGACGGCGTGAAGCCCTTGGCCAAGCCGGTGGCCGATAACAACAACAGCGTTGAGAGAACTATCCGGCCAATCGCTCTCAATCGTAAGAATGCTCTCTTTGCCGGACACGATGCCGGAGCAAAGAGTTGGGCGACGATCGCTTCCCGAAGCGGCCCTGCGAGATGACTTTGCCTTCAAGATGTGGACAGCCTTGCAGGATCCTGGACGGCCCCACTGACCGCGCGTGATTGATGCCCTTTATTACCTGAAAGACACTTCGACGTTTTGACGGTCCTGCGCGATAACGCGGCAACGGGTTTCGAAGCCTTCGCCGCGGATTACCAGATCAAACTCCGGCGGTATGCCTGAGGTGTTTGAAAGGACCAGCCCGGCGCCGTCGCTTCCAAGCGACTTAACCGTGCAGTCGATTACTGAACGCCGCTCGTTGAACAGGATGGAGGCGCTTTTCAGTACCCTGCGGCGCTCTCCTCCGTTTGCACCCTTCAGATCATGCCATGAGACGCAGCGATTTCGTCCTCCGCTTTTGGCGGCATACATCGCCGCGTCCGCCTGGGCTATGAGCGTATCGGTGTCACGGCTAACGATTGAAAGGTTGGTCGATCCGATACTGGCTGTCACACTCACGCTGCCGAAGTCGCCGTTCACAAGGGACCCCGCGATAGCGTTCCGCAACTTCTCCGCAACAGCTGCGGCTGCGGCCTTGTCGACATGGGGAAGTAAAAAGGCGAATTCCTCGCCCCCCAGACGTCCAATTAGATCTCCTGCCCGCAGGCTGCCCCTACATGCACCACTAACAGCTTTGAGAACCTCATCGCCGGCAGAATGGCCGTAAGTGTCATTTACCTTCTTAAAGTGATCCACATCCAATACAAGGCATGCGAGATCATGCTGATGCCTCAGTGCCTGCGCGATTAATTTCTCGCTCTCGGACTTGAAGGCTTTTCGTGTGAGAACACCCGTCAGACCATCTATCGCAGCAGATTGAAGCAGCTCAATGCGTTCCATTGCAAGTCCAGCGAGCTCCTGAAGGATAGCAAGGTCCCTCGCCCCAAATGACTTGGGCCGACGGTCAATGGCGCACACCGTTCCCAAGACAAACCCCTCGCGCGTTTGGAGTGGCACGCCAGCATAGAAACGGACATGAGCTTCGCCAGTCACCGAAGGATTGTTTGCGAACCTGGCGTCCTTTGACGCGTCCTGAATGATCATCGGCACTCCCGAGTCGACGATCAACGTGCAGAAGCTTTCTTCTCGTGGGACCTCTGAATTCGGCAAGCCGACACAGGCTTGATAACTTTGACGATGTGCGTCGATGACAGACACAATCCCGATATCGACTGAATATATCTCTTTGATAAGCCGAACGATTCGTTCGAAGCTCGAATCCCTTGGCGCGTCCAACAAGTCAAACTGGTCCAGTGCTTCGAGCCGCGCGCGTTCGCGCTGAGCTCGTTCCGCCGTCAATTTTCCGAATGTCCGTAAAGTGTTCTGTAGCCCACCATATCAAGCAGGTGGATCATGGGAGCGATAAATTAAATTTCGATTAGACGGCTAGCTGCGCATACTCTGGATAGCGCTTGCTCGAAACTTCGCCACTGGGTCGCAAGCTGGAATACCAGCGCATCGCCCAGGAGCGTGAACAGAACGGAGATAGTCCTATGCGCATCAAAGCAATGCACACGGCTTAGAACCACTTCACCAGAAAATGTTCGCTGGTGGGACGCATATCGCCTCGCCGTCGATATCGAACCGCAGGAGTTCACCCAATCCTCTAATTCGGCCTGGAGTAGCATGACGCGAGACACCTTCAGGGCGCGGCAGTCAGTTCGTCCAAGACCCCCATTTTCTTCAACGAACTCACGACGCCGGTGAGCGCAACGACTGCTACGAAGAGCGCGACAAGTACCATCGCGTAAGAAAGCTCCTCAGGCGATATTGAATCTGCCGCCAGTCGATAGAATTCAGTTGCCAACAGGGCGATCAATGTGGACGACATCGTCGAGTAATCC includes:
- a CDS encoding DUF1684 domain-containing protein, producing the protein MKAGLISDMEGYGVNEDLQLWEWRERISNLYYEIRSSADAVAAWRLWCDTRSTLFRDHPQSPIEQADRKGFGGPTLFPYDPLLRLTVQLVPETSERITIATGVDGDLSMHAFARTAGLEDRLGGELTLYWIEGYGGGVFLPFVDGTSGTETYGGGRYLLDTIKGADLGVVRAGGVLVLDFNFSYFPSCAYSPRYVCPLAPSGNRLKGAVRAGERLPISK
- a CDS encoding LysR family transcriptional regulator, encoding MRTDLNDLVYFAEVVAHGGFAAAGRALSEPKSKLSRRVAGLEARLGVRLIERSSRRFRVTDVGQSFYERCKAMLAEAERAEALVAEAQSEPHGLIRMSCPTGLVEPISGLVTQFLAQHPTVRLQLVAIDRPVDLIEERIDVALRVRTSLDGDASLTMRSLGNSVRILVASPQIASRIGDIAGLADQSTLSTTDDQGEVNWFLETDDGHTHTLRHEPRMGCADFTAVRAAAIAGLGVALLPDHTCRQAIDEGKLVHVLPTWRGMKGLVHLVFTTRRGLPPAVRKFIDSLAAGFPRDGLAR
- a CDS encoding nuclear transport factor 2 family protein translates to MADIATLLERNLQGIFGEGDEALRRTVAEEIFHEDAVFVEPHGTYRGRDEIVRIAGVIRAMHPEFKYTPIAPAEVLHEEAGRMRWVSGSPGKAPSYAGTDFIVARDGRIAAIYLFFDGQPDPTSPPIPA
- a CDS encoding sensor domain-containing diguanylate cyclase, which produces MTAERAQRERARLEALDQFDLLDAPRDSSFERIVRLIKEIYSVDIGIVSVIDAHRQSYQACVGLPNSEVPREESFCTLIVDSGVPMIIQDASKDARFANNPSVTGEAHVRFYAGVPLQTREGFVLGTVCAIDRRPKSFGARDLAILQELAGLAMERIELLQSAAIDGLTGVLTRKAFKSESEKLIAQALRHQHDLACLVLDVDHFKKVNDTYGHSAGDEVLKAVSGACRGSLRAGDLIGRLGGEEFAFLLPHVDKAAAAAVAEKLRNAIAGSLVNGDFGSVSVTASIGSTNLSIVSRDTDTLIAQADAAMYAAKSGGRNRCVSWHDLKGANGGERRRVLKSASILFNERRSVIDCTVKSLGSDGAGLVLSNTSGIPPEFDLVIRGEGFETRCRVIAQDRQNVEVSFR
- a CDS encoding SDR family oxidoreductase encodes the protein MNSIDLKDRVTVITGGAQGIGYAIAERVIQSGGKVALWDSNGNRSADSASTLGPNAHAFQVDVTDFDLVGRAASATEEVFGRIDCLVNSAGITGKVKPTIEYDVLEWRSVVDVCLTGTFNCCRHVVPVMLKRNYGRIVNISSVAGKEGNPNIAAYSAAKAGVLGFTKSLGKELAKTGIAVNAITPATAKTPILDGLTPEFIEYMLVRIPRDRFAELTEIAAMTVWLLSEENSFTTASTFDLSGGRTTY
- a CDS encoding J domain-containing protein, with the protein product MTDSKIFVGLRPIRNKPAERRDPGGPTCQWDGCDKQGMHRAPVGADAEGLYLLFCRGHAKEYSEGYNYVTKLSNPVTARYQREAASGSRPTWGVRVNHASAAPLPSSVRSGTAKAINARKNAARSHAALQSRKLKVLEAKAFETLDLSADATPDEIRSRYKQRLKMHHPDANDGDRASEEALRATIEAYKILKLNDFC
- a CDS encoding glucose 1-dehydrogenase, whose translation is MTKKFENKVAIVTGGTSGIGLATAKAFSQEGASVFITGRRKEALDAAVKDIGGRVTGLQADMSKLVDIDRLYDAVQQKHAQIDILFANAGGGEMALLGAITEEHYEKTFATNVKGTLFTVQKALPLLRDGASIILTSSTTSISGTPAFSVYSATKAAIRNFARNWILDLKDRHIRVNAVSPGVTDTAGLNELFRNGDQAENTKNHLASLIPAGRIGKPEEIAKAVLFLASDDASFVNGVELFVDGGQAQI
- a CDS encoding cold-shock protein — its product is MPTGKVKFFNADKGFGFITPETGGADVFVHVSALEYGNVLKEGQDVSFDIGQDRKTGKSKAENVRPL